From the genome of Triticum aestivum cultivar Chinese Spring chromosome 3B, IWGSC CS RefSeq v2.1, whole genome shotgun sequence, one region includes:
- the LOC123068869 gene encoding uncharacterized protein: MASLRGMKATVCSHRDPTTSSIAVVVRFPYGNVVVAAEAGSDHWEVLQRRHGKLSIRNTLPFQGRLYATTLHPPSPEILQLYPPGPTIDNMVATVPGAVRYSRYRDTLHLVESAGRMLLVVRHVMARVTFAIYSVDFDDVDNNGGRPTLTPVSCLGDRALFLGGDVCLSVSARDLPSLSSNSIYFSTPFYPLQVRSVVADDPGRWRRSEELTTQCQIHDRKERTRPWPRCAPSPLPIISSPSATLVSGPKGSCSTSTMSYLNLSRSCGRSGQKTRSCGFHSSPAISKVLIYMDMIE; encoded by the exons ATGGCCTCTCTCCGGGGCATGAAGGCTACCGTATGCAGCCACAGGGATCCGACAACGAGCTCGATCGCGGTCGTGGTCCGGTTCCCCTACGGAAATGTCGTAGTCGCCGCTGAGGCCGGCTCGGACCATTGGGAGGTTCTCCAGCGCCGCCACGGGAAGCTCTCTATCCGGAACACCTTGCCCTTCCAAGGGAGGCTCTACGCCACCACTTTACACCCGCCGTCACCGGAGATCCTGCAGCTGTACCCTCCCGGACCAACAATCGATAACATGGTCGCCACGGTGCCGGGCGCCGTGCGCTATTCGCGCTACCGTGACACCCTCCACCTTGTGGAGTCCGCCGGACGGATGCTGCTCGTCGTCCGGCATGTCATGGCTCGAGTAACCTTCGCGATCTACTCGGTGGACTTCGACGACGTCGACAACAATGGCGGCCGCCCGACGCTGACGCCGGTGAGCTGCCTCGGCGACCGCGCGCTATTTCTCGGCGGAGACGTATGCCTGTCCGTCTCGGCAAGGGACCTCCCTTCACTGAGCAGCAACTCCATCTACTTCTCCACGCCCTTCTACCCTCTTCAAGTGCGCTCAGTGGTGGCCGACGACCCCGGCCGTTGGAGGCGGTCCGAGGAGTTGACGACGCAATGCCAGATACACGACAGGAAGGAGAGGACCCGACCCTGGCCTCGGTGCGCCCCTTCACCATTGCCCATCATCTCCTCACCTTCTGCCACCCTCGTGAGTGGACCAAAGGGCTCATGTTCCACGAGTACCATGTCATACCTGAATCTTTCAAGGAGCTGCGGAAGATCAGGGCAAAAGACTCGCAGCTGCGGGTTCCACTCGTCCCCAGCAATATCAA AAGTACTCATCTATATGGACATGATTGAATAA
- the LOC123068870 gene encoding putative transcription factor bHLH107: MAAPCQSPQGGNELMAYDACYPTVSGGPALLPRQASSAPPAGPPELSTTSSSTTGSGRTATEARALKVHSEAERRRRVRINAHLTALRRMIPDTKQMDKAALLARVVDQVKHLKRRAGEAAQQTPAVPPETDEVSIEFCAGDNDSRLYMKASVSCDDRPDLVAGLIQALHGLRLRTVRAEVTSLGGRVQHVFTLCKEEDEEGSAAAGLAGLTSLKEAARLALARVASPELVCGGTGSPFQFQSKRQRILESHYSIMSI; encoded by the exons ATGGCAGCTCCATGCCAATCCCCGCAAGGAGGGAATGAGCTGATGGCATACGATGCATGTTATCCTACGGTGAGCGGAGGCCCGGCTCTGCTGCCCCGGCAGGCCAGCTCGGCGCCACCGGCTGGGCCGCCGGAGCTGTCGACGACGTCCTCGTCGACGACGGGGTCGGGAAGGACCGCGACGGAGGCAAGGGCCCTGAAGGTCCACAGCGAGGCCGAGCGCCGGCGTCGGGTGAGGATCAACGCTCATCTCACGGCGCTCAGGAGGATGATCCCTGATACCAAGCAG ATGGACAAGGCCGCCTTGCTAGCCAGGGTGGTGGACCAAGTGAAGCACCTGAAGAGGAGAGCAGGCGAGGCCGCACAGCAAACGCCGGCTGTCCCACCGGAGACCGACGAGGTCTCCATTGAATTCTGCGCCGGAGACAATGACTCCAGACTGTACATGAAAGCCTCGGTCAGCTGCGACGACCGCCCGGACCTCGTCGCCGGGCTCATCCAGGCGCTCCATGGCCTCAGGCTGAGGACGGTGAGAGCGGAGGTGACCTCCCTAGGAGGAAGGGTGCAGCATGTCTTCACACTGtgcaaggaggaggacgaggaaggcaGCGCAGCAGCAGGCCTTGCTGGACTCACGTCTCTGAAGGAGGCTGCGAGGTTGGCTCTGGCCAGGGTTGCTTCACCAGAGCTGGTATGTGGTGGTACTGGTAGCCCGTTCCAGTTCCAGAGCAAGAGGCAGAGGATTCTCGAGTCGCATTATTCAATCATGTCCATATAG